In Planctomycetota bacterium, the sequence CACCAGCGACCTGCGCTCGGCGGCCGATCGCTTCCATCGGGATCAGCCGGCCTTCGATCGGGCAGGTGAACTTGATGAACAACGCCTTGTCGGTGCCCTCGCCGGTGATCTGCATCCAGCAGCCCGCCTTGGCGCAAACGTCTTCAATGGTGCCCTCAATCCAGATTTGCCGATCGGCGAACTTCTCGGGATCGGCCAGAACCTCGCTCAACGGCAACGGGGCCATTTTGTTGGTCGGAACCGGCTCGCCGTACGAGAGCATCTCCGTCGCCGGCTGTGTCGCGGGTTGCGTCGACGGCGCAACTTCGGCGGCCGCATCGGCCGGCCGGGTCGCGGGAGCAGCGAACAAGGTTGCACAAAGCAGGGCGGTAATCATGACCGATCCTAGACACAACGATCTCAGTGCGGTTGGCATATCGCGGTGCGTCATTTATGCTTTTCGATGAGTGCGGGGCCACTTGCAAGCGTTTACGAGGAGCCGGATTTGTCGATCAACACGAGCTTGAACCGGGTCG encodes:
- a CDS encoding DUF4920 domain-containing protein encodes the protein MITALLCATLFAAPATRPADAAAEVAPSTQPATQPATEMLSYGEPVPTNKMAPLPLSEVLADPEKFADRQIWIEGTIEDVCAKAGCWMQITGEGTDKALFIKFTCPIEGRLIPMEAIGRRAQVAGEVVIKEIDEATARHYAEDAGASAEEIEAIKGPQTQITMDSPFALIAAE